One window of Microbacterium sp. Root61 genomic DNA carries:
- a CDS encoding helix-turn-helix domain-containing protein — protein sequence MVRLPLTPTEVERGQRLGSLLRRARGERSMLETALDAGISPETLRKIETGRIATPAFPTIAAIAEVLGLSLDAVWGEINAAERRGEPVDSGARAGLAS from the coding sequence ATGGTCCGATTGCCGCTGACGCCGACAGAGGTCGAGCGCGGGCAGCGTCTCGGATCGCTGCTGCGCCGCGCCCGAGGTGAGCGCTCCATGCTCGAGACCGCCCTCGATGCGGGCATCTCGCCGGAGACGCTCCGCAAGATCGAGACCGGACGCATCGCCACCCCGGCGTTCCCGACCATCGCCGCGATCGCGGAGGTTCTCGGGCTCTCCCTCGACGCGGTGTGGGGTGAGATCAACGCGGCAGAGCGTCGTGGCGAGCCGGTCGACTCCGGCGCACGAGCGGGACTCGCGTCCTAG
- a CDS encoding metal-dependent transcriptional regulator has protein sequence MPSPAVDDYLKTIYHHTEWQTEKITPSQLAVVLGLAPSSVTEMVQKLAAQGLVTHRPYGPISLSPDGERRAAAVIRRHRLIETWLVSEFGYTWDEVHDEAEVLEHALSDRLLEGIDARLGHPRYDPHGDAIPDASGSVQREPFVLLAQAGAGYTGRVLRVSDRDPELLRVLEDAGVRPGATIEVREAAALLIDGAPLALPDEAIDAVWLTA, from the coding sequence GTGCCCTCCCCCGCTGTCGATGACTACCTCAAGACGATCTACCACCACACCGAGTGGCAGACCGAGAAGATCACGCCCTCGCAACTCGCGGTCGTGCTGGGGCTCGCTCCGTCGAGTGTGACCGAGATGGTGCAGAAGCTCGCGGCCCAGGGTCTGGTGACCCACCGCCCGTACGGTCCGATCTCACTGAGCCCCGACGGCGAGCGCCGCGCGGCCGCCGTGATCCGCCGCCACCGGCTCATCGAGACGTGGCTCGTCAGCGAGTTCGGCTACACGTGGGACGAGGTGCACGACGAGGCAGAAGTGCTCGAGCACGCGCTCAGCGACCGGCTGCTGGAGGGCATCGACGCGCGCCTCGGACACCCGCGGTACGACCCGCACGGCGATGCGATCCCGGATGCCTCGGGGTCGGTGCAGCGGGAGCCGTTCGTCCTGCTCGCCCAGGCCGGCGCCGGGTACACCGGTCGGGTGCTGCGCGTGAGCGACCGCGATCCCGAGCTGCTGCGCGTCCTGGAGGACGCCGGCGTGCGCCCCGGCGCCACGATCGAGGTGCGGGAAGCCGCAGCCCTCCTGATCGACGGCGCTCCGCTCGCGCTCCCCGACGAGGCGATCGATGCCGTGTGGCTCACGGCCTGA
- a CDS encoding Nramp family divalent metal transporter: protein MPKSAGIDVQTTGAPQRLHATDAASTTGRRPGRRRASTPRVAWLLGPALVAGVAYLDPGNVASNMTAGARFGYLLVWVVVLGNIMAWLIQYLSAKLGIVTGQSLPEVLGARMRNRWGRRAYWLQAELVAMATDIAEVIGGAVALNLLFNVPLLWGGLITGVISLALLIVQSRRGAKTFEFVVIGLIAIIAVGFTFGVFIGPPDPAGVIGGLVPRFEGTDSVLLAASILGATIMPHAIYAHSALARDRFVPDGVRGIPTGRLLRATRWDVSIAMLIAGTVNLCILLLAAANLAGVPGTDTLEGAYHALWNGIGPAVATLFAVGLLASGLASTSVGAYAGAEIMHGLLHVRIPLIARRLVTLIPALIILGIGFDPTLALVLSQVVLSFGIPFALIPLVWLTAKNEVLGTFRNRWGTTAAGVAASVFLITLNGVLLWLLLSGA from the coding sequence ATGCCGAAATCAGCGGGGATCGACGTACAGACCACGGGGGCGCCACAGCGCCTCCACGCGACGGATGCCGCGAGCACGACGGGTCGCCGGCCGGGGCGACGCCGCGCCTCCACCCCGCGCGTCGCGTGGCTGCTCGGGCCGGCGCTGGTCGCCGGCGTCGCCTACCTCGATCCGGGCAACGTCGCCAGCAACATGACTGCCGGCGCCCGGTTCGGCTACCTGCTCGTGTGGGTCGTCGTGCTCGGCAACATCATGGCCTGGCTGATCCAGTACCTCTCCGCCAAGCTCGGCATCGTCACGGGGCAGAGCCTGCCGGAGGTGCTCGGTGCGCGCATGCGCAACCGCTGGGGGCGTCGCGCGTACTGGCTGCAGGCCGAGCTCGTCGCGATGGCGACCGACATCGCCGAAGTCATCGGCGGGGCGGTCGCGCTGAACCTGCTGTTCAACGTCCCGCTGCTGTGGGGCGGACTGATCACGGGGGTGATCTCGCTCGCCCTGCTCATCGTGCAATCCCGGCGCGGCGCGAAGACGTTCGAGTTCGTCGTGATCGGTCTCATCGCCATCATCGCGGTGGGCTTCACGTTCGGCGTCTTCATCGGACCGCCCGACCCGGCGGGCGTGATCGGCGGGCTCGTCCCCCGCTTCGAGGGCACCGATTCGGTGCTGCTGGCGGCATCCATCCTCGGCGCGACGATCATGCCGCACGCGATCTACGCGCACTCCGCGCTGGCACGCGACCGCTTCGTCCCCGACGGTGTCCGCGGCATCCCGACCGGCAGGCTCCTGCGCGCCACACGCTGGGACGTCAGTATCGCGATGCTCATCGCCGGCACCGTCAACCTCTGCATCCTGCTCCTGGCCGCGGCCAACCTCGCCGGCGTGCCCGGCACCGACACCCTCGAGGGCGCCTACCACGCGCTGTGGAACGGCATCGGGCCGGCCGTCGCAACCCTCTTCGCCGTCGGGCTGCTGGCCAGCGGACTGGCGTCGACCTCCGTCGGCGCATACGCCGGGGCGGAGATCATGCACGGACTGCTGCACGTGCGCATCCCGCTGATCGCGCGGCGACTGGTCACCCTGATCCCCGCCCTGATCATCCTCGGCATCGGGTTCGACCCGACCCTCGCCCTGGTGCTGAGCCAGGTGGTGCTGTCGTTCGGCATCCCGTTCGCGCTGATCCCGCTGGTCTGGCTGACCGCCAAGAACGAGGTGCTCGGCACATTCCGCAACCGCTGGGGAACGACCGCGGCCGGAGTCGCGGCATCCGTGTTCCTGATCACCCTGAACGGCGTACTGCTGTGGCTGCTGCTCAGCGGGGCCTAG
- a CDS encoding TrmH family RNA methyltransferase — MPPADGTAPDSAALDTAAPDSAATDSAATDEPQLPYGVGPWPGEWPTDPHYDAVLLAEGDRRNVIDRYRYWSMDAIVSDLDQHRHGFHVAIENWQHDMNIGSIVRSANAFLADTVHIIGRRRWNRRGAMVTDRYQHVVHHEDVATFAAWAQAEDLPIVAVDNVPGSVAVDRADLPQRCVLLFGQEGPGLSPEALVAASGVVEITQYGSTRSINASAAAAVVMYEWCRRWADQS, encoded by the coding sequence ATGCCTCCTGCGGACGGAACTGCGCCGGACTCGGCCGCGCTCGACACGGCCGCGCCCGACTCGGCTGCGACCGACTCGGCTGCGACCGACGAGCCGCAGTTGCCGTACGGCGTCGGGCCTTGGCCCGGCGAATGGCCGACGGACCCGCACTACGACGCCGTACTGCTCGCCGAAGGCGACAGACGCAACGTCATCGACCGCTACCGCTACTGGAGCATGGACGCGATCGTCTCCGACCTCGACCAGCATCGGCACGGCTTCCACGTCGCGATCGAGAATTGGCAGCACGACATGAACATCGGGTCGATCGTGCGCAGCGCCAACGCGTTCCTCGCCGATACCGTGCACATCATCGGGCGTCGCCGATGGAATCGCCGCGGGGCGATGGTGACCGATCGCTACCAACACGTCGTGCACCACGAGGATGTCGCGACCTTCGCCGCGTGGGCGCAAGCCGAAGACCTGCCGATCGTCGCCGTCGACAACGTGCCCGGTTCGGTCGCGGTCGATCGCGCCGACCTGCCGCAGCGGTGCGTGCTGCTGTTCGGGCAGGAAGGCCCGGGGCTCTCACCCGAGGCGCTGGTCGCGGCATCCGGGGTCGTGGAGATCACCCAGTACGGCTCGACGCGGTCGATCAACGCCAGCGCCGCCGCCGCTGTCGTGATGTACGAGTGGTGTCGCCGCTGGGCGGATCAGTCCTGA
- a CDS encoding MATE family efflux transporter — protein sequence MASDGTAPRDTVNRDILRLAVPALGALIAEPLFLIVDSALVGHLGVVPLAGLGIASAVLQTIVGLMVFLAYSTTPAVARRFGGGEPGRAVSAGIDGMWLALGLGAILALVGYVTTPWLVGLFGAGPEVAAQAEIYLGISMWGLPAMLVVFAATGLLRGMQDTVTPLWIAGLGFALNAGLNWLLIYGLGWGIAGSAAGTVVAQWSMVAAYVVVIGRLARRHEASVLPQREGVGGTARSGGWMFLRTLSLRAALLATVAVATGLGTAELAGWQVVFIIFSTAAFALDALAIAAQALIGKALGAHDRGTVKRVLRRTLAWGAWFGVIVGAIVGAFSGVIGLLFTGDPELAALIQPALIVLAVAQPLAGVVFVLDGVLIGAGDAKYLAIAGGLNLVVFVPALVIVAVVGAGDAAGLAWLAFSFFGVYLLARLATLGWRVRGDAWMRVGAV from the coding sequence GTGGCATCCGACGGCACCGCACCGCGCGACACGGTCAATCGCGACATCCTGCGCCTCGCCGTCCCGGCGCTCGGCGCGCTGATCGCCGAGCCGCTGTTCCTCATCGTGGATTCGGCCCTCGTCGGGCACCTCGGCGTCGTGCCGCTGGCCGGACTCGGCATCGCCTCGGCGGTGCTGCAGACGATCGTCGGGCTGATGGTGTTCCTCGCGTACTCCACGACCCCCGCCGTCGCTCGGCGGTTCGGCGGCGGCGAACCGGGGCGCGCGGTCTCGGCGGGCATCGACGGGATGTGGCTCGCGCTCGGGCTCGGCGCCATCCTCGCGCTCGTGGGGTACGTCACGACCCCCTGGCTCGTCGGGCTGTTCGGCGCCGGCCCGGAGGTCGCAGCACAGGCCGAGATCTACCTCGGCATCTCGATGTGGGGACTGCCGGCGATGCTCGTGGTGTTCGCCGCGACCGGGCTGCTGCGCGGTATGCAGGACACCGTCACACCGCTGTGGATCGCGGGGCTCGGGTTCGCGTTGAACGCCGGACTGAACTGGCTCCTGATCTACGGTCTCGGCTGGGGCATCGCCGGTTCCGCGGCCGGGACTGTCGTCGCGCAGTGGAGCATGGTGGCCGCGTACGTCGTCGTCATCGGACGCCTCGCGCGCCGGCACGAGGCATCCGTCCTCCCGCAGCGAGAGGGGGTCGGCGGCACCGCGCGCTCCGGTGGCTGGATGTTCCTGCGGACCCTGAGCCTGCGCGCGGCGCTGCTCGCGACGGTGGCGGTGGCGACCGGGCTCGGCACCGCTGAGCTGGCCGGGTGGCAGGTCGTGTTCATCATCTTCTCCACGGCGGCGTTCGCCCTGGACGCGCTGGCCATCGCCGCGCAGGCGCTCATCGGCAAGGCTCTCGGCGCTCACGACCGAGGCACGGTGAAGCGCGTGCTGCGCCGTACGCTCGCGTGGGGAGCGTGGTTCGGCGTGATCGTGGGCGCGATCGTCGGAGCGTTCTCCGGCGTGATCGGACTGCTGTTCACCGGGGATCCCGAGCTCGCCGCGCTGATCCAGCCCGCGCTGATCGTGCTCGCGGTGGCCCAGCCACTGGCCGGCGTCGTGTTCGTGCTGGACGGCGTGCTGATCGGGGCGGGCGACGCGAAGTACCTCGCGATCGCGGGCGGGCTCAACCTCGTGGTGTTCGTGCCGGCGCTCGTGATCGTGGCCGTGGTCGGCGCAGGGGATGCCGCTGGGCTGGCGTGGCTCGCGTTCAGCTTCTTCGGCGTCTACCTGCTCGCGCGGCTGGCGACGCTCGGCTGGCGCGTGCGCGGCGATGCCTGGATGCGCGTCGGCGCGGTCTGA